The DNA window GCATGATATCGCCTACGGTCTCGCGATTGATGCGAAGGGAAATTCCATCGTTGTTGGCGGTACGGAAAGCCGTGGCTTCCGCACTGCTGGCAATATTTACCAGGGTGACCTCGCAGGACTGACAGACGCTTTCGTACTTCGCATCATCTTCAATGAACCTGCAGCGAATGCAGGTCGCGATACCACGATCTGCTACGGCGGCAGCGCCCAACTCGGTGGAGAAGCGGTGGGTGGACAGCCTCCATATCGTTACTCCTGGGCACCTTCATCTTCACTCTCATCGGCGACGGATATACATCCCCAGGCAACTCCATCGAAGTCGCAGGAGTATGTGCTCGTCGTGACGGATGCTGAAGGCGCCGTCGCACGGGATACGGTCATGGTGCATGTCTCCAGTCCGCCCGTGGTCGATGCCGGGAATGATCGTGCACTTTGCCCGGGAGGCAGCGAAGCACTGCAGGCAAACGTTCGCGACGGTCGTCCCCCTTACACCTATACCTGGTCGCCTGCTGAAGGACTCAACAACGTGGAATCCGCGAATCCCGTCGCAACTCCCGGGCGCAGTACGCGCTACGTGATCACCGTGCGGGACGCCCTCGGCTGCACTGCCAGCGACTCGGTTATGGTCCGCGTGCATCCCGCGGTTGCAGTAGATGCAGGACGCAGCCTCGAAGCGTGTGCGAACGCACCGGTGCGTCTGCGCGCCGCGGTCACGGGGGGACAGGCGCCATTCCGCTACAGTTGGAAGCCTGCGGTGGGACTCGATAACCCCGGTCTGCAGTCTCCGCAGCTCATGCCACAGAAGGATGCCGTCTATATCGTCACGGTCACCGACGCGAATGGATGTACCGGGAGCGATACGCTGTCGGTTTCCGTTCATCGTCCCCCGGTCGTGGACGCAGGCGACAATCAGGCGCTCTGTGCGGGTGATGAATTGAAACTGCGCGCGAGGGTCAGTGGAGGCAAACCGCCTTACACCTACGCATGGTCTCCGGGCACGGGACTCTCGTCCACAAAGGATTTGAGTCCGGTGGCAAGTCCGAAGAACACGACGATGTATGTTCTCAGCGCGACAGATCGGAATGGCTGCATTGTCCGCGATTCCGTACTCGTCAGCGTGCACCCACAGCCCGTACTGAAAATGGCGACGGATGTGGATCTCTGTTCCTCAACGGACGTGCAGATCGGGGCGGAAGCCACGACCGGTACGCCGCCGTATCGCTACAGCTGGAAACCGGCGACCGGGCTCAGCGCGGCGAATATTGCAATGCCCAGAGCGGCACCCGATCGCAGTACGACATACACCGTTGTCGCGGAAGATGCCAACGGCTGCCGCGTGCAGTCAACAGTGCGCGTGACCGTGCAGCCGAGACCCCGAATACGACTGCGCGACAAGGAACGCGTCTGCCTCGGCGCGGACCTGAAGCTGGAGCCCGACGTCTCGGGCGGGAAACCTCCTTACACCTACGCATGGTCGCCGTCATTCGGACTTTCCGCTGCAAACATCGCCCGTCCCGTAGCTCGCCCGGCTTCCCCGGTGACGTATACACTGCGGGTGACCGATGCGCGCGGCTGCGTCGGCGAAGCGAAAGTAGATGTTGAAGTGCTCGCACCGCCGGCGGTCAACGCCGGGGAGGATGTCGTGCTGTGCGAGGGTACGCCTGTGACGCTCGATGCGCGTGTGACGGGAGGACGGCCTCCGTACCGCGTTGTCTGGAGTCCCAACGAGGGGCTGAGCAGCGTCCGCAAACTCGATCCCACCGTCCGCACTACACAGTCGCGCGTGTACACCATAACGATCACCGATAAAAATGGCTGCGTCGCGACGGACGAAATTACGGTGCAGGTCGCACCGCCGCCTCGCGTCAATGCCGGCAAGGATGTCACGACCTGTTCCGGGACACCGGTCGCATTGAACGCCGCAGTGAGCGGAGGCACACCTCCGTATCGCTATCAGTGGGCACCGGCCGCGGGACTGAGTGCTCCCATGGCCGCCACCACGACGGCACAGCCAGACAGATCCACCCGCTACACGCTCACGGTGACCGACGCGCGCGGATGTGTTGCAACGGATGAGGTGTCAGTTGATGTTCAGGCGGCACCTGTAATTACTGCGCCGAAGGAACTGACGATTTGTCGTAACCAGGGACAGCGTATCGAACTGTCTGCGAGCGGGGGACGAAAGCCATATCGCTATGAATGGACGCCGCGTAATGGACTGAGTGACGGCAGCAGTGCTACCCCGGTTGCAAATCCGATTCAGACGACGACGTACACAGTGACCGTTACCGATCAGAACGGCTGCCGTGTGTTCAAGACCATCACGGTGACCGTGCTCCCGTGCAACAAGTCCGATGCCGGAGATGACGAGACCATGTGCGACGGGGGCGAAGTACGTATCGGAGCCGCTGTGGTAGACACCATGTACGGTGCCCAGTATTCGTGGAAACCTGCAGCGGGATTGAGCAGTGCGACTTCCGCGCAGCCAGTGGCACGACCTGCAAAGACCACACGGTACGTCCTGAGCAAAAGCAACCGCTTCGATTGCGTGAGCAGGGACACCGTGCTGATTACCGTATTCCCCTCACCGAAGGTGGAAGCGGGGAAGGATCTCGTACTCTGTCCCGGCAGCAGTGGAGACCTGAAGGGTAAGGTGTCCGGCGGTACGCCCCCCATATCGTTTCGCTGGGAGCCTGCAACCGGACTCACCCGCAGCGATGCGCTTACCGCCCGTGCCTCTCCTCTGGAGAGCACGACCTATCGGCTGATCGTTACGGATGCAAACGGTTGTATGGCGGAAGATTCACTCACCGTACGCGTGCCGCCGGCACTGGCAGTTGACATGCAGCGAACGGTTGAGGTGTGTGAGGGAAACGAAATTCGCCTGGGGGGCAGGATCAGTGGAGGACAATCCCCGTATGAAGTGATGTGGAGTCCGGCAAAAGGACTCAGCGACCGGAAGTCCCCGACTCCCGCATTTTCGGGCAGTGCCTCCGGCATATATTTCATGACCGTCACCGATGCCGTGGGCTGTGAGTTCATCGATACCGTCGCCGTTACTGTTTTTCCCGCACCTGTCGCGGAAATCCGTACCGAAGGTCCCCCGGAATTCTGCGAAGGTGAGAGCCTGACGCTTGCCGCTCCTGCGGGGTACGCAGGCTATGCCTGGAGCAACGGTGCGAAATCGTCATCCATTACTGTGAAGGAAGGCGGGAGCTATGCTGTCACCGTGACCGATGCGCATGGTTGCAACAGCACCTCGCAATCTCTCAGCGTCACCCGCCATTCGCGTCCCACGCCCGCCATTGCGGCGCGTGGACCACTGACATTCTGTGAAGGCGACAGCGTGCTGCTGGACGCCGGTAAAGGCTATATCGCCTACAGCTGGTCCACCGGTGCGACGACGCGGCGCATTGCGGCGCATGCGTCCGGCACCTACAGTGTCAGTGTCGTCGGAGACGGTGACTGCGAAGCGCAGGCAGAGCCTGTAACGGTGACAGTCCACCCTTTGCCTGTCGCATCCATGCTCCGCCGCCTCGATACGCTGATCGCCGCTCCTGCAGAGAAATATCAGTGGCTGCGCGACGGCAGAGTCCTTCCCGATGCGCGGGGACGCATGCATGTTGCCGATGCGAGTGGAACCTATGTGCTGCGCACGTCGAATGCGCAGGGGTGCTCGGCTGAGAGTTCGCCGATGAAGCTGGAATTCGCTTCCGCGACGGTGGATCTCCCGGATCTCCGTGTGCATGCAGGTGATACCGTGGATATCAGCCTGCGGCTCATTACGTCGAAAGGACTCGACCGCTCAGGCGCCGATACATTGCTGGCCCTCATGCCGCTGAAAAAAAAAAGTGTTCGCATCCTCTCCGGGGGTGATCTCTGGACGGATGACGACGGTGAAGAATATGTGCGCTTTCACGGCAGTTACCACAGGGGAAAGAAGACCCTGGCCGTTGTGCGCATGGTCGTAGAGGAGGAGAGGGGCGTGATCCCTCTTGAGCTTGTTTCCGTGCGATGGCTGAACGGCCTCGTTCGCACTATTCGCAGGGATGGAAAAATCCGCTTGCAATAGACCCCCTCCTTCCGTAGACTTTTCCATACGATTATCACATCGGTTGAGGTGCATTCGTGAAGTCACGCCTGCTTGTTCCGCTGCTTTTCATGTTGCTTTCGACGGCCGTCATCGCCCAGCAAAACGAGGAGGATGATACGCAACGGCCCCGCTATGGCGTATTCGGTGATTACGCGCTGAACTACCACAGCGCGGATTTCCAGCGCCTGCCGGGTGTGCCCAACTGCTGTCCCCGATTCGAGGAAGGTGACGGCAGCGGCTTCATGCTCGGCCTGCTCTATGAGCTGCCGCTCATGCAGAAGCTTTCGCTGCTGGTGCGGCTGGGTTACGTGGATTACAGCGGACTGCTTTCAGCCGAGGAGAAGGAAATGCTGTTTGTTTCTCCCACCTTTTACGAAGGCACCTTCGAGCATACGGTAGATGCCTCGCTTGCCGCCATTGCTCTTGAACCGATGATCGCATACAATATTGCAGGCGGACTTTCGCTGCTTGGCGGATTGCAGGCGGGTCTGGTCACGACGGCACAGTACGAACAGGTCGAGACCATTATCGATCCACCTGACCGTGGTGTGTTCGTCGATACGCAGCAGCGTACGAGGAATTTTTCCGCGGGGGACATTCCTGATGCTTCCTCCTTCGTCGCTTTCCTCGTGGGCGGATTGCGCTACGAGGTGCCGCTGAATGATCGGGGCACGCTGTTCGCTGCACCGGAAGCGCTGTACTCACTCGGACTGACACAGGTAGTGTCTGATCTCACATGGTCCGTCAATACCTTTCGCATCGGTGTTGCCCTGATGTATCGTCCCAGAGCGGAAAGGGTTCGCATCGTTGCTCCACCGCCTCCACCTCCGCCGCCCCCGCCACCCCCGCCACCACCTGAGCTCATGGCTGCGGTCACGGCATCCGGGGTGACGGATGCAGGCAGGGAACTGCCGATCGCGACGATTCGAGTGGAAGAGTTCATTTCCTCCGAAATGCGTCCCCTGCTCAACTATGTGTTCTTTGATGAGAATTCCTCCACGCTCCCGGATCGGTATGACAAGCTTTCGAAGCCGGAGACCGCGTCCTTTACCATGCTGCAGCTCAAGCAGCTCGACAATCTCGAGACCTACCATCATGTTCTGAACATCATCGGCAGTCGCATGCTCGAGCATCCGGAGGCAACGCTGCAGCTGGTTGGAAATAACAGTGATGAAGGCGTGGAAGCCGGGAATACGCAGCTGTCGAAGCAGCGCGCGGAAACGGTACGTGACTACTTTGCGTCCGTGTGGGGCATTGCGCCGAATCGCCTTCGTATCGAAGCCCGCGATCTTCCGGCAAAGCCTTCGAACATCGAGGAAGTCGACGGCATTCAGGAAAACCGTCGGGTAGAGATCTACAGCAATGTTCCGGAGATTCTCGATCCCGTTATCATTGACGATACGCTGCGCTCGGTCAATCCGCCGCTTATTCGTTTCCGTCCCGATGTGCAGAGCGATGCAGGCGTCATCGACTGGGCGCTGCGTGTACGGCAGGGCGAGAAGGATTTGAAGGGATTCCGCGGCAAACTCAATCCCCCCGAGACCATCGACTGGGAAGTGCAGAACGAGCGCGAGAGCATTCCGCGTTCGGATGAGGACCTTACTTACATTCTCACTGTGACTGATGCAGCGCAGCAGGTGGCATCATCCGAAGCGGGACGTCTGCCCGTCGAACAGATTACGGTGCAGAAAAAGCGCCGCGAGCAGATGGGTGATCGCATCATTGACCGCTACAATCTCATTCTCTTCGATTTCAATTCGGAGAAACTTGGTCCGCGCAACGAACGCATCATCGATATGATTCGTCCCCGCATCGCCGAGAACGCCACGGTGACTATCACGGGCTTCACGGATCGTATCGGCGAGACTTCAGTCAACGAGCCGCTTTCGCAGGGACGTGCACGCAGCGCCGCACGCGCACTCGGTGTCCCGCCTGAGCGTGCGACGGGACAAGGTGAAACGAACATGTACACGAACGACTTGCCTGAGGGCAGGTTCTACTGCCGCACCGTGACGATCCTGGTCGAAACGCCGGTGGAATAATCTTTTCGCATCCTCGCGCGCAGGTGCTCAGGCGCCTGCGCGCATGTTATATCGGAAGGGAGAGGAATTATTCATCCATGACGCCGGATTGACTGGCAGAGGGAGGCTTCCATTCGCATTATGCATGAAAGATGCCAGAAATGGAGGTTGTCATGGCAACGCTGATATCCCTGCTGTTCCTGCTGTTTTCACTGGCAGCAATCATATTTACCCTTGGAATCTGCCGTGCTTCGAGACAGGCGGATGATCTTGTGCGGCGCATCATGGATCCGCGTGTCAAGCAGGAAACACCCGCCTGATCGACGGATGCATGTTTGCCGAGTACTGAAGATTACAGCTGAAGCATTTCGCGCACACGTTCGATGGTCATCGGCGCGGATCCTTCGTAATGATTGTTGACATTCAGGTACACATCCACGTCCTGTGCGAGCAGGGTATGTGTCATATCCACGATTTCGCGGAGTTCATCGTCGCGGGGTTCGATGCGGCTGCTCCAGTTCCCACCTGTCTTTTCCTCTATCCCTTTTCTGTCGGGTCCGTGCAGTCGCAGGACGCAGCTTCCACTGACGGGCGCTCCATGCTCCTTGAAGACCTCGGTAATCGGTGGCATGTAGTACCCCTGCAGAAACACGTGATGCGCCCTGTGTTCTGCAAGAAGGTTGAAATACTTTTTGTTGAGGTAGTTCGGATTTCGGGATTCGATACCGATGGGGAAATCCCGGGGGATGCCGGAAAGGAAATCTGCCAGCCGGTCGAGGAAAAGATCCTGCGCGGGCATTTTCTGCCGGTTCAGGTACTCGAACTGCAGCATCACCGGTCCCAGCTGACCATGCAGCGGCGCAAGAGTGTCGAGGAAGCGCGAGAAAAGCTCGACGGAGAGGAAATCCGGATTTTCCTCCAGCGCTGCGGACCGGGATCGATTGCGGAAATGGGACAGCGTCACGGAGTTGGGCGCCTTGACCGTGAAGCGAAAATCCTTCGGTACGCTTGCTGCATATTCGTTCACGGTATCATTTCGCGGAAGGGTGATTTTCCCTGGTCCATGCAGCGACCAGAACCACTGATCCACTTCGACCGTATCGAACTTCGCAGCATATTCCTCTAGGAAATTGATCCCTTTCTCCGCGGAATACACCAGTCCCTTCCATGACCCGTATTTCCAGCTGCATGTGCCGATGCGCAGAACTGCCATATGCTCTTCCGATTGGTGACGATACATGCAGAGTAGCAATTTTCATGCACAGGCCGCAAGCCTCGCAGCCATTCGAGTGTGCGATCCGCGTCTGTATGGGAAATAAACACTGAAATGCGTACTTTGTCGCATTCAAACACGCACAAGTTCATTGGGTTATCCGTCTCGCGCGGATGGTGTGCTCATGACTTGCGAAATGCAACGCATTCTTTCAGGAGGAGACATGAAACGCAGTCTGGCTGTCATACTTTTGCTGCTTCTTGTTACGGGAAGCGTCCTTGCTCAGGAAAAGAAAACAGAAAAGCAGGAGACGAACATCCGTATCGAGCAGACGAAAGAGGAAAAGAGTAACTACTACACCGTCCGTTTCGGCGCCTGGTTCCCCAAAGACGAAGAGAAGGCGTTCAACTACAACAACAACCTCATTGAGGAAACAGGCGATTTTGCAGATCAGTCGCAGGCGCTTGGGCTGGACTTCCACTTCCGTCGCAATGTGGGACGCCCGTTGTTTTTCGACGCTTCCGCCTCGGTGTGGTACACGACGACGGATTTCAATTTCAGTAATGTGACTTCCAATCCCGATGAGATCCAGGATGCCTCGACATGGTCCATCATCCTGCCCATCACCGTCGGACTTTCTGTCGCGCCGCTGCCGGACAATCCGATTCAGCCTTACGCGATGGCGGGCGTCGGCGCATACTTCGGTTTCACGGGTCGCGATATCACAAGAGTTTCGAATCAGAATGAACCGGATGACACCGAGACGTACATTCGTTTCGGATTCTATCTCGGTGCAGGACTCGATTTCCTCTTCGCGGAGGATTTCGGTATCAGTGCCGGTGCGAAGTATCAGTTCATCAAGTTCGACGACCCGCTGTTTACCGGACAGACGGATCTGACCGGGTTGCAGGCGACGATTGGTTTCGTCATGCGCGTGCGCTGATATCCTGCCATATTCTTTAGATCTGCAAGCATCCACCAGGTGTCCGTTCGGCACGGTCACTGGTGGATGTTTCAGTTTCTGATGCATCCTGCACTCGCAGCTCCAGGCATGCACGCCAGCTCGCTGACGTCCCATGAGTCCGGGGGGAATGATTCTTCGTGTCACGTGTCATGATTGCAGGAAACAGCCACACATCCGATTTCCCGGTCCAGAGTTCTTGATACAGGGTGGCTGATATG is part of the bacterium genome and encodes:
- a CDS encoding SBBP repeat-containing protein, which produces MDYAETAYFLPEAYAESAYSPRDFYAETAYRVSNPAATPNRGRPPALETIPYAQEFLLVENNGQWSGDAKLGRLHAVSTVHDGARLYFFDRGISIVHEGLAAASARRIPGAEHYTSLPPQLQRYRVDLRFLSARIPADVLFSESAQTRFRYYIPGSPLGVEAAGSRVIEYRDLYPGIDLSCRIENGGLKYEFHVHPGADPSRIRLRYDGVNDGKITGSGGLALRHGAGTVQDSAPVAWQPAGAVHMPCDIAWAKDGHVFSFNMGAYDRTRTLVIDPFLQWSTFLGGKLSDYARDVTVDGKGGMILCGYTAGNDFPVTPGALQAKSLGNFDLFITAFNRERKMRWSTYYGGTGSEENPCIARAEKDGGLYISGSTSSRDLPVSPEATQPRNGGRYDAFLLALTSEGQRRWSTYFGGSYSDECSDIAVAGDGSIYVAGGTYSTNFPVTPDAVQTSNGGDYDMFVAQFTAKGTRQWASYIGGWSMDYATSIAVDEAGDLFLGGRTESSNFPAVSQGLQSSYGGGSFDGIVLRISGKTHKLLWSTYVGGEEEDNVDQLLLDAKGNIVITGYTASKRFPIAGKAEQRRQAGLIDAFLARMDGRGKIQWATYLGGSEVDKATGLAVDKYGNIMIAGFTGSKNFPLAGKGFQEEKKGGYDVFLSQFGTEGAYIWGTLFGGETHDIAYGLAIDAKGNSIVVGGTESRGFRTAGNIYQGDLAGLTDAFVLRIIFNEPAANAGRDTTICYGGSAQLGGEAVGGQPPYRYSWAPSSSLSSATDIHPQATPSKSQEYVLVVTDAEGAVARDTVMVHVSSPPVVDAGNDRALCPGGSEALQANVRDGRPPYTYTWSPAEGLNNVESANPVATPGRSTRYVITVRDALGCTASDSVMVRVHPAVAVDAGRSLEACANAPVRLRAAVTGGQAPFRYSWKPAVGLDNPGLQSPQLMPQKDAVYIVTVTDANGCTGSDTLSVSVHRPPVVDAGDNQALCAGDELKLRARVSGGKPPYTYAWSPGTGLSSTKDLSPVASPKNTTMYVLSATDRNGCIVRDSVLVSVHPQPVLKMATDVDLCSSTDVQIGAEATTGTPPYRYSWKPATGLSAANIAMPRAAPDRSTTYTVVAEDANGCRVQSTVRVTVQPRPRIRLRDKERVCLGADLKLEPDVSGGKPPYTYAWSPSFGLSAANIARPVARPASPVTYTLRVTDARGCVGEAKVDVEVLAPPAVNAGEDVVLCEGTPVTLDARVTGGRPPYRVVWSPNEGLSSVRKLDPTVRTTQSRVYTITITDKNGCVATDEITVQVAPPPRVNAGKDVTTCSGTPVALNAAVSGGTPPYRYQWAPAAGLSAPMAATTTAQPDRSTRYTLTVTDARGCVATDEVSVDVQAAPVITAPKELTICRNQGQRIELSASGGRKPYRYEWTPRNGLSDGSSATPVANPIQTTTYTVTVTDQNGCRVFKTITVTVLPCNKSDAGDDETMCDGGEVRIGAAVVDTMYGAQYSWKPAAGLSSATSAQPVARPAKTTRYVLSKSNRFDCVSRDTVLITVFPSPKVEAGKDLVLCPGSSGDLKGKVSGGTPPISFRWEPATGLTRSDALTARASPLESTTYRLIVTDANGCMAEDSLTVRVPPALAVDMQRTVEVCEGNEIRLGGRISGGQSPYEVMWSPAKGLSDRKSPTPAFSGSASGIYFMTVTDAVGCEFIDTVAVTVFPAPVAEIRTEGPPEFCEGESLTLAAPAGYAGYAWSNGAKSSSITVKEGGSYAVTVTDAHGCNSTSQSLSVTRHSRPTPAIAARGPLTFCEGDSVLLDAGKGYIAYSWSTGATTRRIAAHASGTYSVSVVGDGDCEAQAEPVTVTVHPLPVASMLRRLDTLIAAPAEKYQWLRDGRVLPDARGRMHVADASGTYVLRTSNAQGCSAESSPMKLEFASATVDLPDLRVHAGDTVDISLRLITSKGLDRSGADTLLALMPLKKKSVRILSGGDLWTDDDGEEYVRFHGSYHRGKKTLAVVRMVVEEERGVIPLELVSVRWLNGLVRTIRRDGKIRLQ
- a CDS encoding OmpA family protein, giving the protein MKSRLLVPLLFMLLSTAVIAQQNEEDDTQRPRYGVFGDYALNYHSADFQRLPGVPNCCPRFEEGDGSGFMLGLLYELPLMQKLSLLVRLGYVDYSGLLSAEEKEMLFVSPTFYEGTFEHTVDASLAAIALEPMIAYNIAGGLSLLGGLQAGLVTTAQYEQVETIIDPPDRGVFVDTQQRTRNFSAGDIPDASSFVAFLVGGLRYEVPLNDRGTLFAAPEALYSLGLTQVVSDLTWSVNTFRIGVALMYRPRAERVRIVAPPPPPPPPPPPPPPPELMAAVTASGVTDAGRELPIATIRVEEFISSEMRPLLNYVFFDENSSTLPDRYDKLSKPETASFTMLQLKQLDNLETYHHVLNIIGSRMLEHPEATLQLVGNNSDEGVEAGNTQLSKQRAETVRDYFASVWGIAPNRLRIEARDLPAKPSNIEEVDGIQENRRVEIYSNVPEILDPVIIDDTLRSVNPPLIRFRPDVQSDAGVIDWALRVRQGEKDLKGFRGKLNPPETIDWEVQNERESIPRSDEDLTYILTVTDAAQQVASSEAGRLPVEQITVQKKRREQMGDRIIDRYNLILFDFNSEKLGPRNERIIDMIRPRIAENATVTITGFTDRIGETSVNEPLSQGRARSAARALGVPPERATGQGETNMYTNDLPEGRFYCRTVTILVETPVE
- a CDS encoding outer membrane beta-barrel protein; its protein translation is MKRSLAVILLLLLVTGSVLAQEKKTEKQETNIRIEQTKEEKSNYYTVRFGAWFPKDEEKAFNYNNNLIEETGDFADQSQALGLDFHFRRNVGRPLFFDASASVWYTTTDFNFSNVTSNPDEIQDASTWSIILPITVGLSVAPLPDNPIQPYAMAGVGAYFGFTGRDITRVSNQNEPDDTETYIRFGFYLGAGLDFLFAEDFGISAGAKYQFIKFDDPLFTGQTDLTGLQATIGFVMRVR
- a CDS encoding DUF72 domain-containing protein, whose product is MAVLRIGTCSWKYGSWKGLVYSAEKGINFLEEYAAKFDTVEVDQWFWSLHGPGKITLPRNDTVNEYAASVPKDFRFTVKAPNSVTLSHFRNRSRSAALEENPDFLSVELFSRFLDTLAPLHGQLGPVMLQFEYLNRQKMPAQDLFLDRLADFLSGIPRDFPIGIESRNPNYLNKKYFNLLAEHRAHHVFLQGYYMPPITEVFKEHGAPVSGSCVLRLHGPDRKGIEEKTGGNWSSRIEPRDDELREIVDMTHTLLAQDVDVYLNVNNHYEGSAPMTIERVREMLQL